A genomic window from Halodesulfovibrio sp. includes:
- a CDS encoding DUF503 domain-containing protein, with product MIIGVLRVEYALHGNESLKDKRRIANSLKSKVRNKFNVSIAEVGSENSMSTLALSLVSVSNSEKHLQSRLTKCLNMMEAVCHEEMTYSDMEFFGVE from the coding sequence ATGATTATCGGAGTTCTGCGGGTTGAATACGCACTGCATGGCAATGAATCCTTGAAGGATAAGCGCCGTATTGCAAACAGCCTGAAGTCAAAGGTTCGTAACAAATTCAATGTTTCCATTGCTGAAGTTGGCTCAGAAAACTCTATGTCAACGCTGGCACTCAGCCTTGTAAGTGTGAGCAATAGCGAAAAACACCTGCAAAGCAGACTCACTAAGTGCCTGAACATGATGGAAGCGGTGTGTCATGAAGAAATGACATACAGTGATATGGAATTTTTCGGCGTTGAATAA
- a CDS encoding bifunctional oligoribonuclease/PAP phosphatase NrnA, which yields MSNVLSEIAQTIRAGETFLLTAHISPDGDAVGSVAAMAWLLTKLEKTPVIFLESGIPNYLEWVEFPCSVFTTAEELATCTPDTIIVMDCGEAERAGNIVTDYLAHTDAPVINLDHHLHNPMFGSINLVDTTASSTGELVADIAEELTIGFDGFLGESLYLAISSDTGRFSYNNTTARAHAVASKVVDAGLKAGDFNEKLDSEWSLNKIRLWAELFTNIEIALNGKVAYLTLPDALFERTETEYSDIESIINYLRKIENVDVAMTVRETDTGSKASLRSHGAVDVQKMAATLGGGGHKNAAGVSLDLPLDAAVETLLATIAQNLVLNEA from the coding sequence ATGTCAAACGTACTCTCTGAAATTGCACAGACAATTCGTGCTGGTGAAACTTTTCTCCTTACAGCGCATATAAGCCCAGACGGTGATGCTGTCGGGTCAGTTGCTGCCATGGCATGGTTACTCACCAAGCTGGAGAAAACACCGGTTATCTTTTTGGAATCCGGCATTCCTAACTATCTTGAATGGGTTGAGTTTCCGTGCTCTGTTTTTACCACTGCTGAAGAACTTGCAACCTGCACTCCGGACACTATTATTGTTATGGATTGCGGTGAAGCTGAGCGAGCAGGAAATATCGTTACGGATTATCTTGCCCATACAGATGCGCCTGTTATCAACCTCGATCATCATCTGCATAATCCAATGTTCGGCTCGATCAACCTTGTTGACACTACTGCTAGTTCTACTGGCGAATTGGTTGCAGATATTGCTGAAGAGCTTACCATCGGCTTTGATGGTTTTCTTGGCGAAAGTCTGTACCTTGCTATCAGTTCCGACACCGGACGATTTTCATATAACAACACAACCGCCCGTGCACATGCAGTTGCTTCCAAAGTTGTCGATGCCGGTTTAAAAGCTGGTGATTTTAACGAAAAATTAGACAGCGAATGGAGTTTGAATAAAATTAGACTCTGGGCGGAACTCTTTACGAACATTGAAATTGCGCTTAACGGAAAAGTAGCTTATCTGACTCTTCCTGACGCACTTTTTGAACGCACAGAAACTGAATATTCAGATATTGAATCCATCATCAACTACCTTCGAAAGATCGAAAACGTTGATGTGGCTATGACCGTGCGCGAGACAGACACCGGCTCTAAAGCGAGTCTGCGATCTCATGGTGCTGTTGATGTACAAAAGATGGCAGCAACTCTTGGCGGCGGCGGGCATAAAAATGCAGCCGGAGTCAGCCTTGACCTTCCGCTCGATGCAGCGGTTGAAACCCTGCTTGCCACCATCGCTCAGAATCTGGTATTAAACGAGGCATAA
- the rpsO gene encoding 30S ribosomal protein S15: protein MVMTPETKQAVINEFAQKEGDTGSPEVQVALLTARIKYLTEHFKEHKHDYHSRTGLLKLVGQRRKLLKYLANKDIQRYRDLIKKLGLRK from the coding sequence GTGGTAATGACACCTGAAACTAAACAGGCAGTTATTAATGAATTTGCTCAGAAAGAAGGAGACACCGGTTCTCCAGAAGTACAGGTAGCTCTTTTGACTGCCCGTATCAAATACCTTACCGAGCACTTCAAAGAACACAAACATGACTACCATTCCCGTACTGGTCTGTTGAAACTCGTAGGTCAGCGTCGTAAGCTTCTGAAGTACCTTGCTAACAAGGACATTCAGCGCTACCGTGACCTCATCAAAAAGCTTGGCCTCCGTAAGTAG
- the infB gene encoding translation initiation factor IF-2: MSDKKIKVKELKTELDVPTKDILSALRELGVSAKSGETSIPTEMIEQVRDHIKNGPAKKEVMRKETSSGVIVRRRKKAAKTADAKPAEEKQAAEAEKVQKEVKEAPAKKEAPKAKIVTPKKETKAAPAAESAKPAKKEAPKVRVVKPEELAKQEAKKKTADTPQPSAKADAPKKEQKPAPEVKKEAAPKAEAKQTAKVVKAEKVEKAEKAEAAPKKDAPAKAAAKDKAETPADADGAKKKKKPAKKREEAPAAPQVRIISRPDPAVAAAEAREREQRAARPQQRRDDRGGRPNGGRPGGGGGRPNGGRPGGQGGRPGGGQGRPGGGGGRPGGQGRPGGGGGRPAPNFADAPASPDKPATRNKKYSKNKRTVDFNQRDGFDKKKRSKDAAFTSDEWKRSKRKRKKQEQTPSSTQPLKAAKRKIKVDDHIRVSDLAHQMGIKGSEIIKVLMQLGVMATINQSLDFDTAVVVAGEFKYEIEKVGFSEEDYLTPREEDKAEDLHIRPPVVTIMGHVDHGKTSLLDAIRKSSITDREAGGITQHIGAYHVVTPNGDLCFLDTPGHEAFTAMRARGAKVTDIVILVVAADDGVMEQTREAVAHAKAAEVPIIVAVNKMDKEGANPERVMRELSEIGLVTEDWGGDTIFANVSAKTGMGLDDLLEILALQAEVLELKANPNKPARGHIVEAKLDKGRGPVATVLVQEGTLKQGDIFVCGTFSGRVRAMFNDQGKKVQAAGPSTPVEVQGFDGVPEAGEEFVALSDEKVARRIADQRSIKERERALARESKVTLETFLASRADAEEAQVLNVVLKADVQGSVEAIVDALKKQATEKVKVDVIHSGAGSITESDILLASASNAVIIGFNVRPTVKVKEVAEQEGVDIRFYDIIYKLVEEVRAAMAGILAPIVKEQYLGQATVRETFSVPKIGVIAGCHVDDGKITRNAGVRLLRDGVVIYTGTISSLKRFKDDAKEVLKGYECGIGLDRFNDIKIGDAIEAFEEVEEAATL, from the coding sequence ATGAGTGATAAGAAAATTAAAGTTAAAGAACTAAAAACAGAGCTGGATGTGCCTACCAAGGATATCCTTTCCGCTCTGCGCGAACTTGGGGTCTCTGCCAAAAGCGGTGAAACCTCTATTCCTACGGAAATGATAGAGCAGGTTCGCGACCACATCAAAAACGGTCCGGCTAAAAAAGAAGTAATGCGCAAAGAGACTTCCTCTGGCGTTATTGTTCGCCGCCGCAAGAAAGCTGCTAAAACAGCAGACGCAAAGCCTGCAGAAGAAAAACAGGCAGCTGAAGCAGAAAAGGTACAGAAAGAAGTGAAAGAAGCTCCGGCAAAAAAAGAAGCTCCTAAAGCTAAAATTGTTACCCCTAAAAAGGAAACAAAAGCTGCGCCTGCTGCTGAAAGCGCCAAACCTGCTAAAAAAGAGGCACCAAAGGTGCGAGTAGTGAAACCTGAAGAGCTTGCAAAACAGGAAGCTAAGAAAAAGACTGCTGATACCCCCCAGCCGTCCGCAAAAGCTGATGCTCCTAAAAAAGAGCAGAAGCCAGCTCCTGAAGTAAAAAAAGAAGCTGCACCAAAAGCTGAAGCAAAACAAACTGCTAAAGTTGTAAAAGCTGAAAAAGTTGAGAAGGCTGAAAAAGCTGAAGCTGCTCCTAAAAAAGATGCACCTGCAAAAGCAGCTGCTAAGGATAAAGCTGAAACTCCAGCTGATGCTGATGGCGCTAAGAAAAAGAAAAAACCTGCGAAAAAGCGTGAAGAAGCTCCGGCTGCGCCGCAGGTTCGTATTATTTCCCGTCCTGACCCTGCTGTAGCAGCAGCAGAAGCCAGAGAACGTGAGCAGCGTGCTGCCCGTCCTCAACAACGTCGTGATGACCGCGGTGGTCGCCCTAATGGTGGTCGTCCGGGTGGCGGCGGCGGTCGCCCTAACGGTGGTCGTCCGGGTGGTCAAGGTGGTCGTCCAGGTGGCGGTCAGGGTCGCCCAGGTGGCGGCGGTGGTCGTCCGGGTGGTCAGGGTCGTCCGGGTGGCGGCGGTGGTCGTCCAGCTCCGAATTTTGCGGATGCTCCAGCTTCACCAGATAAGCCAGCAACCCGTAATAAAAAATATTCAAAAAACAAGCGTACTGTTGATTTCAACCAGCGCGACGGTTTTGATAAGAAAAAGCGCAGCAAAGATGCAGCATTCACTTCTGATGAGTGGAAACGCAGCAAGCGTAAGCGCAAGAAGCAGGAGCAGACTCCTTCTTCTACCCAGCCTCTCAAGGCTGCAAAGCGTAAGATTAAAGTAGACGATCACATTCGTGTATCTGACCTTGCTCACCAGATGGGTATTAAAGGTTCAGAGATCATTAAAGTGCTCATGCAGCTTGGTGTAATGGCTACCATTAACCAGTCTCTCGACTTTGATACTGCTGTTGTTGTTGCTGGCGAATTCAAATACGAAATCGAAAAAGTAGGTTTCTCTGAAGAAGATTACCTCACTCCGCGTGAAGAAGATAAAGCAGAAGATCTCCATATCAGACCTCCTGTTGTTACCATCATGGGTCACGTTGACCACGGTAAAACTTCTTTGCTCGACGCTATCCGCAAATCCAGCATCACCGACCGTGAAGCAGGTGGTATTACACAGCACATTGGTGCGTACCACGTTGTAACACCTAACGGTGACCTTTGCTTCCTTGATACTCCGGGTCACGAAGCGTTTACCGCAATGCGTGCTCGTGGTGCTAAGGTAACTGACATTGTTATTCTTGTTGTTGCTGCTGATGACGGTGTAATGGAGCAGACTCGTGAGGCTGTAGCTCACGCCAAAGCTGCTGAAGTACCTATCATCGTTGCAGTTAACAAAATGGATAAAGAAGGCGCAAACCCAGAACGTGTAATGCGCGAGCTTTCCGAAATCGGACTCGTGACAGAAGACTGGGGCGGCGACACAATCTTCGCGAACGTGTCCGCTAAAACCGGTATGGGTCTTGATGATCTTCTCGAAATTCTTGCTCTTCAGGCTGAAGTTCTCGAACTTAAAGCCAACCCGAACAAACCTGCTCGCGGTCACATTGTTGAAGCTAAGCTCGACAAAGGTCGCGGTCCGGTTGCTACCGTACTCGTTCAGGAAGGTACTCTGAAACAGGGCGACATCTTTGTATGTGGCACTTTCTCAGGTCGTGTACGCGCAATGTTCAACGATCAGGGCAAAAAAGTTCAGGCTGCCGGTCCTTCTACTCCTGTTGAAGTACAGGGCTTTGACGGTGTACCGGAAGCTGGTGAAGAGTTTGTAGCTCTTAGCGACGAAAAAGTAGCACGCCGCATCGCGGATCAGCGCTCTATTAAAGAACGTGAACGTGCTCTTGCTCGTGAGTCTAAAGTTACTCTCGAAACCTTCCTCGCAAGCCGTGCAGATGCAGAAGAAGCTCAGGTTCTTAACGTTGTGCTTAAAGCTGACGTACAGGGTTCTGTTGAAGCTATCGTTGATGCACTGAAAAAACAGGCAACCGAGAAAGTAAAAGTAGACGTTATCCACTCCGGTGCAGGTTCCATTACTGAATCTGACATCCTTCTCGCTTCCGCTTCCAACGCTGTTATCATCGGCTTTAACGTTCGTCCGACAGTAAAAGTTAAGGAAGTTGCAGAGCAGGAAGGCGTAGATATTCGCTTCTACGACATCATCTACAAGCTCGTTGAAGAAGTTCGTGCAGCTATGGCTGGTATCCTTGCTCCTATCGTTAAGGAACAGTACCTCGGTCAGGCAACTGTACGTGAAACCTTCAGCGTACCTAAAATCGGTGTTATTGCCGGTTGTCACGTTGATGATGGTAAAATCACCCGTAACGCAGGTGTTCGTCTGCTTCGCGACGGTGTGGTTATCTACACAGGTACCATTTCTTCCCTCAAGCGCTTCAAAGACGATGCAAAAGAAGTACTGAAGGGCTACGAGTGTGGTATCGGACTCGACCGCTTCAACGACATCAAAATTGGTGACGCTATCGAAGCATTCGAAGAAGTAGAAGAAGCTGCTACTCTGTAA
- the pnp gene encoding polyribonucleotide nucleotidyltransferase, translated as MENKFGAHRLTATVGGKEITFETGRLANQADGSIWIQCGGTVVLVTACTQPTDRDLGFFPLTVEYTEKMYAAGRIPGSFFRREMGRPSERETLCARVIDRPIRPMFPKGFRDEVQILANVISSDQLNESDVLALTGASAALTISSVPFDGPIAGARVCRVNGEFVLNPTVKEQEGADLNLVFAASRDAVVMVEGEADFVPEAVIADALTWGHKEIEPLFDVQDELRKLCGKEKIEFVPPVPNEELKARVEEIATEDLKVALQVADKMERKNARKAVKVKVMEILSAEEQYVEDPSPLAEVGEILGALEKTIVRTRIHKEGLRIDGRDVKTVRPIIVETGVLPRAHGSSIFARGETKSMVVTTLGSTTDEQRMDSLMGDVTKRFMLHYNFAPYCVGEVKMVRVSRREIGHGALAEKALRPILPSGDDFPFTVRVVSETMESNGSSSMAAVTGGCMSLMDAGVPVKAPVAGIAMGLIKEGDDYIVLTDILGDEDALGDMDFKIAGTAEGITAVQMDIKISGIPSDVMVRALDQARDARLHILDEMAKELPASREELSKYAPQIATLEVNPDIIRVIIGPGGKNIKAITAATDASIDIEDSGKVTIFAPTLESLEQAREMVQYYDQRAELGKDYMGKVKKILEIGAIVEILPNVEALVHISQLDIARVEKVEDLVSLGEDMKVKVIEINDGRVRASRKAVLLEAQGTPWTPESTARPQRRPGGRNDRRGGGRDDRRDGRRDDRRGGRR; from the coding sequence ATGGAAAATAAATTTGGCGCACATCGCCTTACCGCCACAGTTGGCGGCAAAGAAATTACATTCGAAACCGGTCGCCTTGCTAATCAGGCAGACGGTTCTATCTGGATTCAGTGCGGCGGCACAGTAGTTCTCGTAACTGCGTGTACACAGCCTACTGACCGCGACCTTGGCTTCTTCCCGTTGACTGTTGAGTACACTGAAAAAATGTACGCAGCAGGTCGTATTCCGGGTTCTTTCTTCCGTCGTGAAATGGGTCGCCCTTCCGAACGTGAGACTCTTTGCGCTCGCGTAATCGACCGTCCTATCCGTCCTATGTTCCCTAAAGGGTTCCGCGACGAAGTACAGATTCTTGCAAACGTTATTTCTTCTGACCAGCTCAACGAATCTGACGTTCTTGCACTTACTGGTGCTTCTGCTGCCCTCACTATTTCTTCTGTTCCATTCGACGGCCCTATTGCAGGTGCTCGCGTTTGTCGCGTTAACGGCGAGTTCGTTTTGAACCCGACTGTTAAAGAACAGGAAGGCGCAGATCTCAACCTCGTATTCGCAGCATCCCGCGACGCTGTTGTAATGGTAGAAGGTGAAGCTGATTTCGTTCCTGAAGCTGTTATTGCAGATGCACTCACATGGGGTCACAAAGAAATCGAACCTCTCTTCGACGTTCAGGACGAACTCCGCAAGCTTTGCGGCAAAGAGAAAATTGAATTTGTACCTCCAGTTCCTAACGAAGAGTTGAAAGCTCGCGTTGAAGAAATTGCAACTGAAGACCTCAAAGTAGCACTTCAGGTTGCAGACAAAATGGAACGTAAGAATGCTCGCAAGGCTGTAAAAGTTAAGGTTATGGAAATTCTTTCTGCTGAAGAGCAGTATGTTGAAGATCCATCCCCGCTTGCAGAAGTTGGCGAAATTCTCGGCGCGCTCGAAAAAACTATCGTACGCACACGCATTCATAAAGAAGGTCTGCGTATCGATGGTCGTGACGTAAAAACAGTACGTCCTATCATTGTTGAAACCGGCGTGCTTCCACGTGCTCACGGTTCCTCTATTTTTGCCCGTGGCGAAACCAAGTCCATGGTTGTAACAACCCTTGGTTCAACCACAGATGAGCAGCGTATGGACTCCCTTATGGGTGACGTTACCAAACGCTTTATGCTCCACTACAACTTTGCACCATACTGCGTTGGTGAAGTTAAAATGGTTCGTGTATCCCGCCGCGAAATCGGTCACGGTGCACTTGCAGAAAAAGCTCTGCGCCCTATTTTGCCATCAGGTGATGACTTCCCGTTCACTGTTCGCGTAGTTTCTGAAACTATGGAATCCAACGGTTCTTCTTCCATGGCAGCTGTAACTGGCGGTTGTATGTCCCTTATGGACGCAGGCGTTCCTGTTAAAGCACCTGTTGCAGGCATCGCAATGGGTCTCATTAAAGAAGGCGACGACTACATCGTTCTTACCGATATTCTCGGTGATGAAGATGCTCTCGGCGATATGGACTTCAAAATTGCCGGTACTGCTGAAGGCATCACCGCAGTTCAGATGGACATCAAAATCTCCGGTATTCCTTCTGACGTAATGGTTCGCGCTCTCGATCAGGCTCGTGACGCTCGTCTGCACATTCTTGATGAAATGGCAAAAGAGCTTCCTGCTTCCCGTGAAGAGCTTTCCAAATACGCTCCGCAGATTGCTACCCTCGAAGTTAATCCGGATATCATCCGTGTTATCATCGGTCCTGGTGGCAAAAACATCAAAGCTATTACCGCAGCAACCGATGCTTCCATCGACATTGAAGACAGCGGTAAAGTAACCATCTTTGCACCAACTCTTGAGTCTCTTGAGCAGGCTCGTGAAATGGTTCAGTACTACGACCAGCGTGCTGAGCTTGGCAAAGACTACATGGGTAAAGTTAAAAAGATTCTCGAAATCGGTGCGATTGTAGAGATTCTTCCTAACGTTGAAGCTCTTGTACACATTTCTCAGCTCGATATAGCTCGTGTTGAAAAAGTAGAAGACCTCGTTTCCCTTGGCGAAGACATGAAAGTTAAGGTTATCGAAATCAACGATGGTCGTGTTCGTGCTTCCCGTAAAGCAGTACTTCTCGAAGCTCAGGGTACTCCTTGGACTCCAGAATCAACTGCACGCCCTCAGCGTCGCCCAGGTGGTCGCAATGACCGTCGTGGTGGTGGTCGTGATGACCGCCGTGATGGACGTCGCGATGATCGTCGTGGCGGACGCCGCTAA
- a CDS encoding YlxR family protein, which translates to MHKAIRKHHTPVRRCVICRTSFPKSELKRYVCTQTESGELIPVFDEKQVMPGRGYYICNSPKCEKRFAKFRGWRK; encoded by the coding sequence ATGCACAAAGCCATCCGGAAACACCATACACCCGTTCGCAGATGTGTAATATGCCGCACCAGCTTTCCTAAAAGCGAGCTTAAGCGATATGTTTGCACACAGACAGAATCCGGCGAACTGATTCCTGTATTCGATGAGAAGCAGGTAATGCCGGGTAGAGGTTACTATATCTGCAACAGCCCAAAGTGCGAAAAGCGTTTTGCAAAGTTCAGAGGCTGGCGGAAGTAA
- the truB gene encoding tRNA pseudouridine(55) synthase TruB — protein MAQVPQQHGILLLNKPKGPSSGGCIGKIKRLGQKKIGHAGTLDPMAQGLLIVLLGQGTKLSNYLMTGGEKVYSGTIKLGETTDTWDAEGQVTATADWEHITEDDVRAEVAHWLDITEQEVPAFSAAKHKGKSLYKLAREGKETPVKIKTVKISEAATLSVELPFLRFRVRCSSGTYIRSLAHSLGIRLKCGAVLTELIREYSHPFSLDNACEPDELVENPELLESKMISLEQALPSWPKILLSKEETALVKNGNPIPYDPEKIAQMPFSVGVNAMLLDSERTPLALAETNIVQRQPVWSILRGLWQS, from the coding sequence ATGGCACAAGTACCACAGCAGCACGGTATTCTGCTTCTTAATAAGCCCAAAGGCCCTTCTTCCGGCGGATGCATCGGCAAGATTAAACGTCTGGGGCAGAAAAAAATAGGTCACGCAGGCACCCTTGACCCTATGGCTCAGGGATTGCTCATCGTGTTACTCGGACAGGGCACTAAACTGTCCAACTACCTTATGACCGGCGGCGAAAAAGTGTATTCCGGCACCATTAAACTTGGTGAAACAACCGATACATGGGACGCAGAAGGTCAGGTAACAGCCACAGCAGACTGGGAGCACATTACAGAAGATGATGTGCGTGCCGAAGTTGCGCATTGGCTTGATATTACTGAGCAGGAAGTTCCTGCATTCTCAGCGGCAAAACATAAAGGGAAATCCTTGTATAAGCTGGCGCGAGAAGGTAAAGAGACTCCGGTTAAGATAAAAACCGTAAAAATTTCCGAAGCAGCAACTCTATCGGTTGAGTTGCCGTTTCTCCGTTTCCGGGTACGGTGCAGTTCTGGTACGTATATTCGGTCCCTGGCCCACAGCTTGGGGATTCGATTAAAGTGCGGGGCAGTACTCACTGAACTCATCCGGGAATACAGCCACCCGTTCTCGTTGGACAACGCTTGCGAACCCGATGAGTTGGTTGAAAATCCAGAATTGCTTGAATCAAAGATGATTTCTTTAGAACAAGCGCTGCCGAGCTGGCCTAAGATTCTTCTTTCTAAAGAAGAAACTGCGCTAGTCAAAAACGGCAATCCGATTCCGTATGATCCTGAAAAAATTGCGCAGATGCCGTTTTCTGTCGGTGTAAATGCAATGCTTCTGGATTCAGAAAGGACACCTCTGGCTCTTGCAGAAACCAACATCGTACAACGTCAGCCCGTATGGTCCATCCTGCGCGGTCTCTGGCAATCCTAA